The Thermococcus sp. DNA window TTCCGGGAAAGTTTGTTGGCGTTATTACGAACTTTGACGATCCGTTGGAGCTAACTGGAAAGACTAGGGAAGGTTATCTTAAACTAGCATGGAGGAGTGATTCCAGTATAAAAGTTGGGTACATTATAATGAAAAAGGGCAAAATATTGGGGGCTATTGTCGAAGATGTTCTTAATAATACCTCAATTCAAGGCGACATTGCATTCGTTGAGATAGTTGAGGCGATAAAACAGGGTCTTGTGAAGTCTGTCGAGATATATGAAGCAAACGTTGAGGAAATCCTAAATGAAAATCCCAAGGCATACATCACCGAAGTCTCCACTATCCCAAGCTCTGGAAACGACTTGGAAAGTTTCTTATCCCTCCTTAAGATGTATAAGGGAAGCATAGAGATACAAGATGGCTCAAAAGCGTGGATTCTTTACGTGGAACATGGAATAGTAAAGGCCGCTAGAGGCATCAGGGGATCAAACCTCCGGGGTGATAGCGCAATTAGGGAAATATTCCGTGAGATGGGCCATCTTCTGAAGGAGGGCAAATATACAACTAGCGATAGGGTTCAATTTTCTTCCTCAGACACCGTTAAAAAGGGAGAAATTTTTATCGAAGGTTTAGAACTCCTGAAGGAAAAAAGACGGCTGGAGAAAGGCTTTTAATCCCTTCCCAGCTTTTTACCCCCGGTGAGTTCATGAGGCTCGAGGAGTTCATACCAGATGCTAAAACGAAGGCGCTCATAGAGAGAACGCGCGAGTTTGCGAGGGGCTTCTTTGAGAGGGAGGGAACGCACGGCTTCAGCCACGTTGAGAGGGTGTTCAACCTCTGCATGCACATAGGCAGGGAGGAGAACGCTGACCTTGAAGTTCTGGCACTATCTTCTCTCCTCCACGACATAGCGAGGCCCCTTGAGGACAGCGGAAAGGTCGAGGACCACGCCGTTGAAAGTGCTAGGATAGCCAGGCGCTTCCTTAAAAGCCTCGGCTATCCAGAGGAGAAAGTTGAGGCGGTTGTCCATGCAATCGAGGCCCACCGCTTCTCCCGTGGTCCAGAGCCGAGAACACTCGAGGCTAAAATCCTCAGCGACGCGGACAAGCTCGATG harbors:
- a CDS encoding DUF2226 domain-containing protein, with translation MLPGKFVGVITNFDDPLELTGKTREGYLKLAWRSDSSIKVGYIIMKKGKILGAIVEDVLNNTSIQGDIAFVEIVEAIKQGLVKSVEIYEANVEEILNENPKAYITEVSTIPSSGNDLESFLSLLKMYKGSIEIQDGSKAWILYVEHGIVKAARGIRGSNLRGDSAIREIFREMGHLLKEGKYTTSDRVQFSSSDTVKKGEIFIEGLELLKEKRRLEKGF
- a CDS encoding HD domain-containing protein produces the protein MRLEEFIPDAKTKALIERTREFARGFFEREGTHGFSHVERVFNLCMHIGREENADLEVLALSSLLHDIARPLEDSGKVEDHAVESARIARRFLKSLGYPEEKVEAVVHAIEAHRFSRGPEPRTLEAKILSDADKLDAIGAIGIARVFMYSGEHGRDIEASLRHFEEKILKLKDLMYTETAKRIAEERHNFTVEFIERIRREIEGEL